Below is a window of Prosthecochloris sp. GSB1 DNA.
TCCCGGAATCGAGATGCTTCTCGCCCAGGCGGCGAAGTCGTTCGCCCTCTGGACCGGAAACGCCATGCCCTTGCAGCACGTACGGAAATATCTGCTGGAACTGCTCGAATCGGGAGAAACCGAACGATGAGCGACGCCCCGGAAACGTTACGAAACGCCTGCACGACAAGCAAAAAAACGCAAAGAATCCGATTCGACATGTTTCTTTTTTTCACCGTCACCGCGCTGGTTGTCCTTCTCGACCAGTTCACCAAGCACCTTGCCGTCGGCTATCTCCGGGACAACCCCGGCAGCATTTCCCTCGCCGGAGACTGGCTCAAGCTGACCTATACCGAAAACCCCGGGATCGCTTTCGGCGTATCAGTGGGTTCTCAATCCCTGCTGGTCGCCATGACCGTGCTGATACTCCTGGCGCTGTTTCTTTACGTCTTTTTCTCGAAAAACCGCCTTCCGGCCTTCCTGGCCACATTCGGGCTCATTCTCGGCGGAGGCGTCGGCAACCTCATCGACCGGGCTACCGTGGGCCGTGTAGTCGATTTCATCCACCTCGACATCTACCAGGGTTATCTTTTCGGGACATGGACATCGCTCTGGCCGGTATTCAATCTCGCCGATTCGGCCATTACGGTCGGCGCCTGCATCCTCGTCTTCCGATACAAAAGCATTTTCAGGGAGCACTGAACCCGAAAGCGCATGTTCACCGACGCACACTGTCACCTTTCCTTCCCCGAGTTCGACAATGATCGCGCGGAAGTCATCGACCGGATGCGAAAAAGCAACGTATCGCTGCTTATCGATCCCGGAATCGATATCGACACCAGCCGCCGCTCCATCGAATTGTCGCGAGCGCACGATTTCATATACTCGACAGTGGGACTGCATCCTCACGAAACCCGGCATGACGTTTCGGACGAAACGTTCGGCGCACTTGAAAAACTCGCCGACTCGCCCGAAGTAGTCGGCATCGGGGAAATAGGCCTTGATTATCACTACGAACCGGTCTTCGCGGAAACGCAGCAGCGCGCATTCAGGGAAATGCTCCGTCTCGCAGCGGCGCTCGACCTTCCGGCAGTCATTCACTCGAGGGATGCATGGGACGATACGCTGAAAATCCTGAAGGAAGAAAAAACATCTAATCTCCGCGGCATCATGCACTGTTTTTCCGGCGACATCGCTCTTGCCGAGGAA
It encodes the following:
- the lspA gene encoding signal peptidase II, yielding MFLFFTVTALVVLLDQFTKHLAVGYLRDNPGSISLAGDWLKLTYTENPGIAFGVSVGSQSLLVAMTVLILLALFLYVFFSKNRLPAFLATFGLILGGGVGNLIDRATVGRVVDFIHLDIYQGYLFGTWTSLWPVFNLADSAITVGACILVFRYKSIFREH
- a CDS encoding TatD family hydrolase → MFTDAHCHLSFPEFDNDRAEVIDRMRKSNVSLLIDPGIDIDTSRRSIELSRAHDFIYSTVGLHPHETRHDVSDETFGALEKLADSPEVVGIGEIGLDYHYEPVFAETQQRAFREMLRLAAALDLPAVIHSRDAWDDTLKILKEEKTSNLRGIMHCFSGDIALAEECIRLGFSISVPGTVTYRKSSLPDVVQAIDIEHLLTETDAPYLSPVPFRGKRNEPANVCIVTEHIAGIKGIAVEAAAVRISENTRRIFGLDD